A segment of the Acidobacteriota bacterium genome:
GCGGATCGAGCGGCGCATCAGTCACGGGGATGAGCACCACACTGGGCCCACCGCGCGCAGAAGGCGTGCCGGCATCCCGCGGCGCATCCGGCTCCCCGGCCGGGGCGGGCGTGAGCGGCAGCGCGAGCGTGGACGCGTGCACCGAATATCCCGGAACCGCATCAAGGTAGAGCAAGGGGATAGCAATGAGCGCGGCGAGCACCACGGCTTCGCCGGCAAGCGTGGCGAAGAGCGTCAGTTTTCTGCGCCGGCGCTCGCCGCGAGTGGTCTCGAGCAGGACGTCATCGAACAATCCATGCGAAGACATTTCCTCACCTCCTGGTTGGAGGCGATAGACACCAGTAGAAAAAGAAAAGCCGCCCTAACGGGCGGCTTTATTTTTTCCGCAGCTGGAACTAGCGGGGCTTGGCCGGTGTCGTGGTCGCGGGCTTGGGCGCGGGTCTCGACGCCGACGGTCCCGCCGTCGACTTGGGTTGTGCCGGGACGCCCGACTCCGCGTTGTAAGCCTGGATCACGGCCTCGGTGATATCGACGCCCTGACCGACCCACAGCACTGCGCTCTGGTCGCTCGAGTAATCGAGCACCAGCGCAAAGGCGTTGTCGCGCGCGTACCGATCGAGCGTCTTCATCAGTTTCCCACCGATCGTCCCGGCCAGCTGGTTCTGCTGTCCGTTGAGGTCGGCCTGGGTATCTTCGACGAAGCGCTTGAGCGCGGTCTGCTTCTGCGTGACTTGTGCCACGAGCGCGGCGCGGGCTTGTTCGTTCATCTTCTCGCCCTGCGTCTGCAGCTGCCGCTTCAGGCCTTCGATCTCGTCGTTCCGCGACTTGAGTTCGGAGTTCTTGGGATCGAAGCGCTTTTGCAGCGCCTCGAAATCGCGCTGCCCTTCGTTGGAGGCGACGATCGCCCCTTTGATGTTGATGATGCCGATCCTGCCCGACTGCACGGATGGAGCAGGCGAAGCAGGCGAGGCAGCAGGCGATGCGGCGGCGCGGCTGGTCTGCGCCAGTGCGGTGAGCGAGAGCGCGAGGGCGAGGACCAGGGCGAGACGTGCGTACGTGCGATTCATCGGATCTTTTGGACTCCTATCAGAGTGTTGCGAATCCCTTAGAAACCTTTCAGACGGCGCGGCCAACCGCATTTCCACAGCAGCCTTGCGGCGGGGACGGGGTTCCCACTGAGAGATCTCGCGGGTGCGAATACGGCCATTATACGGGCTTTCCAAAGACCCGGTCAAACACCCGGCGGGCCGGCCCCGGCGCCGGCGGGGCTGGGTGCGGTATCCCACACGTGGGCTCGGCGCGTGCCCTAGAACGTGGTCGAGACCGTGAAGCGGAAGGTCGACTTCGGCTCGTGCAGCCGATACGCGGGAGCGAAGGCGCGGAGCGCCTGCTGGTAGCTGAAGTCGCCGGCGCCGCCGACCGGGAACATGTCACGCGAGATCTGGTTGGGCGTGCTGGTGATGGTATCGAGCGTGAACGGGTTATAGGCGTAGTAGACGCGCAACGGGGCGTTGATCACCGGCATGAGCACCTGGATCTCCACTCCGGTAGACATCCGGGGGACATAATTCGTGCCGCTGATCACGTTGATGTCGCGCGAGAACTGCGGCAGCGGCGGCGAGATGCCGACGCACTGGAAGTTGAAATCGAGGCTCGCGCAGCCAAAGCTGCCGCTGTTGAGCGAGTTGACGGAGGCTTCGCTGAGCAGCAACTGGCTGGGACGCAACACCATGTTCAAGCCGAAATCGTTGAACAGCGCGACCGTCACCGGCCCGGCGATGGGGATGCGGTATTCCACGTTCGTGACCACGCTGGTGTCGCCGCCAGGGAACAGCAGCTGCCGCGCCGGGATAGGAACGGTGACGAAGCCGCGGCGCAGGTTGCTGGGATCGATCGGCACCTGCGTGCCATCCGGGTTGAGCAGCGGGAAATTTATCTTCTGCACCAGGTAGATGGCAGGGGAGAGGGTGCGCGTGTCGAATCCACGCAAGTCGCTGTCGCCACCCTGGTAGAAGCGCTCGAACGGCGGCGCCACGATGCCGCCCCAGCCCGACAGGAATGAGCCTTGCACGCGGACGCCGAGGATCTGGGGCGCGTCGTTGGGATCGTGCGTCATGCGCAGGCCGCGCATCGGGAACCAGCGCTTGTATTCCACGATCGGCCGCACCACGCGGACGTTGCCGCCCAGCCCGGCGATCTCGCCGCCGGCATACAGGCTCTGTCCGCCGGTCGGCCGGAACTGCGCATTGATGGTGCTGAACGAGAAGCTCGGCAGCACCTTGCTGGTCACGATGCCCTTGAGCGAGTCGGGGCCGGCCACGGTGCGGAACTGGATGTTCTCGAACAGGCTGCGGGAAGCATCGCTGAACGTGTTCACGCTCGAACGGTCGAGCGAATACGTGAGGCCCACACGCTTGAACGAGTGGCGCAGGGGATAGCTGGCAAAGAGCGTTATTCCGGTGGACGACTGGTTGAAGTTCTGCAGCGTGTTGAGAAAGTTCGCGGGCAGGTTCACCGCCTGGCCGCTGATCTGGGATTGCAGCTGCGCCTGGTTGTAGTCGTAGCGCCGGTGATAGACGGTGAAGCCGGTCTGCAGCGGGCGGTCGAACATGTACGGCTCGGTGAATCCGAACATGATGTTGCGCTCGCGCGAGCCCACGTTCGCTTCCACGGTGAGCGTTTCGCCCAGCCCGAGGAAGTTATTGGTCTGGTAGTTCAGCCCGATGAAGGAGCCGGAGAGCCCGCTCACGCCGCCGTTGAGGCCGATCTGGTTCTTGCCCTTTTCCTTGAGCTTGAGCGTGAGGTCGACGGTGCCCTCGGCTTCGTTGCGATGGATCTCAGTGTCTTGCTCCGCCTTGAGCGTCTCGAAATAATTCAGCTGGTTGAGGCGCAGGATGCTCATGTCCCACAAGCGGCTGTTGTAGATGCCGCCTTCATCGACCGCCAGCTCGCGGCGGATCACCTTGTCGCGCGTGGTGGTGTTGCCCTGGAACTCGATGCGCCGCACGTAGAAGGGCTTGCCTTCATCCACATCGATCTCGAGCGAGACGAGATGCTTCTCGTCGTCGATCTTGGTGTCGGGCACGGAAGTGAAGTTGATGAAGCCCAGCTCGCCATAGCCCTTGCGCAGGTTCTCCAGGCCCTTGCGGATCAAGTCGGTGTTGAAGATGGCGCCGTCCTTGATGGGGAAGAGCGAACGCAATAGCTTCTGGTTCGCGATGGCCTTGTTGTTCTTGAAAGTGATCGAGCCCAGCTTGTAGCGCTCGCCTTCCTCGATCGGGATGGTGACATCGACTGCCTTGCCGTGCTTCGCCTTCCAGAAGAAGGGCAAGTTGAGGCCGCCGGAGTCGCGCACCTTGGTCTGCGGATCGCCCACCAGCGCCTTGAAGTAGCCCCGTTCCTGGTACGCGTTGCGCACACGCTCGGCGTCTTCGGTGAGCTTGGTAGCGTCGTAGGTCTTCGAGAACAGGCTCTCGAGGAAGATGGAGTGTGGGATGCCGAGCGGCCGCAGGTTCTTCATCGCCGTCCGCAAGGTGCGGCTCGGGATGTGCTTGTTGCCCTCGAAACGGATCTTCCCCACCTTTACCTTGGGGCCTTCTACGAT
Coding sequences within it:
- a CDS encoding OmpH family outer membrane protein, whose protein sequence is MNRTYARLALVLALALSLTALAQTSRAAASPAASPASPAPSVQSGRIGIINIKGAIVASNEGQRDFEALQKRFDPKNSELKSRNDEIEGLKRQLQTQGEKMNEQARAALVAQVTQKQTALKRFVEDTQADLNGQQNQLAGTIGGKLMKTLDRYARDNAFALVLDYSSDQSAVLWVGQGVDITEAVIQAYNAESGVPAQPKSTAGPSASRPAPKPATTTPAKPR
- the bamA gene encoding outer membrane protein assembly factor BamA, whose translation is MAAFLVFIFSGLAAAQQEVIQDVQIHGNRRIPTETIRARLFTRVGDVYDPAAIERDFNSLWNTSYFEDLRIEREETPKGYVIHIYVKERPTIRRIEYKGLNSVTQSDVLDRFKERKVGLTVENQYDPTKIKRAEVVLKELLSEHGRQFAKVTPEIHPIPPAAVEVVFNIVEGPKVKVGKIRFEGNKHIPSRTLRTAMKNLRPLGIPHSIFLESLFSKTYDATKLTEDAERVRNAYQERGYFKALVGDPQTKVRDSGGLNLPFFWKAKHGKAVDVTIPIEEGERYKLGSITFKNNKAIANQKLLRSLFPIKDGAIFNTDLIRKGLENLRKGYGELGFINFTSVPDTKIDDEKHLVSLEIDVDEGKPFYVRRIEFQGNTTTRDKVIRRELAVDEGGIYNSRLWDMSILRLNQLNYFETLKAEQDTEIHRNEAEGTVDLTLKLKEKGKNQIGLNGGVSGLSGSFIGLNYQTNNFLGLGETLTVEANVGSRERNIMFGFTEPYMFDRPLQTGFTVYHRRYDYNQAQLQSQISGQAVNLPANFLNTLQNFNQSSTGITLFASYPLRHSFKRVGLTYSLDRSSVNTFSDASRSLFENIQFRTVAGPDSLKGIVTSKVLPSFSFSTINAQFRPTGGQSLYAGGEIAGLGGNVRVVRPIVEYKRWFPMRGLRMTHDPNDAPQILGVRVQGSFLSGWGGIVAPPFERFYQGGDSDLRGFDTRTLSPAIYLVQKINFPLLNPDGTQVPIDPSNLRRGFVTVPIPARQLLFPGGDTSVVTNVEYRIPIAGPVTVALFNDFGLNMVLRPSQLLLSEASVNSLNSGSFGCASLDFNFQCVGISPPLPQFSRDINVISGTNYVPRMSTGVEIQVLMPVINAPLRVYYAYNPFTLDTITSTPNQISRDMFPVGGAGDFSYQQALRAFAPAYRLHEPKSTFRFTVSTTF